GCGCACCAGGGGGCCTGGGGTGGGGGCTCCGCGCAGGACGGAGGACAACTTCCCTGGCTCACGGGGTACGCGTGGAAGATGAGAAAGTGGGGCTTCCAGGCCCTGGCGGGAGGACCGAGATGACGGGCGAGTCACCGGACGTGCTGGCGCGGGAGGTACTGGAGCGGTGCCGGGCCGCGGGCGTGCGGCTGGCGCTGGTGGAGGCGTGTACGGGCGGGCTCCTCTGCGCGAGGCTGACGGACGTGCCGGGCGCGTCGGCGGTGGTGGAGCGCGGCTTCGTGCCCTACTCGCACGAGTCCAAGGTGGAGCAGCTGGGCGTGCCGCTGGAGCTGCTCCAGGCGCACGGCTCGGTGAGCGTGGAGGCGGCGGAGGCGCTGGCCCGGGGCGCGCTGGAGCGCTCGCGCGCGGACTGGGCGGTGGCGGAGACGGGCATCGCCGGCCCGGGCGGAGGCACGCCGCAGAAGCCCGTGGGGCTGGCCTTCATCGCCGTGCTGCGCAGGGGGGAACAGGCCACGGTGGAGCGCCACGTCTTCACGGGAGAGCGTGCGGGAATCCGCCGCGCGGTGGCGGAGCGGGCGCTGGCGCTGTTGCTGGAGCAACTGGGCACGGCTTCCTGAACTGAACGCTCGCACCGCCCTGCCGGACGCCTATCGACGGACCTCGGGGTTCTCTACGCTCCAATCCTCGCTCAACCGGTTCAACGGTGAATCCATGTGAGTGAAGGGGGGAGTCCCGTGTTCCAGCTCGAGGTGGACCGGCGGCACGCCATCGTGGACTTCATCCTGGACGGGTACCTCCGCGTGGAGGAGATGCAGCGCTTCGTGGCGCAGCTGAGGGCGGCGACGGAGTCGCTGCGGGGGCGGGACATCAAGCTGAAGGCGGACCTGCGCACCTTCAAGCCGGTGTCACCGGAGGCGGCGGACCTGCTGCGCCGCGCGCAGGAGTACGGGCTGCGCTGCGGTGTGGTGCGGGTGGCGGAGCTGGTGGAGAGCCAGATTGTCTCGCTGCAGTTGCAACGCATTGCCCGGGAGAGCCGGGCGGACCGGGTGCTCAAGCGCTTCTGGCAGGAGTCGGCCGCGCGCCAGTGGCTCATCCACGGTGACGCGGGCGCGGGTGTGCACCCGGGGGCGTGAGGCCTTCACGCCTCCCGAAGCGTCAGCCCCGGAGGCCCTCGGCGAAGGGCCGGCTGATGGAAGACGCCGGCACCGAGCGCGCCTCCTTCCAGGTGGCGAGCTGCTGCGAGACGAAGCCCCGCGTGGGCACCAGGATGGCGCCCCGGCTGCGCAGCGCCAGCTCCAGGGCCAGCGCATGGCGGCGCCGCATGGGAGCACTGACGAGCGCTTCGAGCAGGGCCTGCGGAGTGAAGGGCTGCCCCGCGAGGTAGCGCTGCTTCACGTCCAGCTTCTGGCGCGTCTCCTGCCACCACGCCGTCACGGTGTCGGGCTGGGGCAGCGGCAGCGAGTCCTCCGGCTTCGCCGACAGGTCCGCGTCGAGGTCGTCCTCCTCCAGGGGAGGAAGCGCGTCGTCCTCTTCTTCCCGCACGGCCGCGTACTGCTCCACGAGGCGCAGCCCGGTGATGGCGGAGAAGGCCTCGCCCGCGAGCGCCGCCACGGGCTTCTGCCGCATCAGCTCCACGCAGGCGTCGGCGGCGGCCATGCGGCCACTGAAGCCGAGCGCCCACAGCACGTCCCGCTGGAGCTTCGCGTCCGGGAGCAGCTCCAGCAGCCGCTTCACGTCGCGCTCGTCCCCGCTCATGCCCAGCAGCAGCAGGGGCAGCCGGCCGCCGGGCGTGCGGGACTCGGCCACGGCCTGGCACGCGGCCCAGGCGCTGCGGTGGCCTCCCAGCAGCCCCGCGACGATGGCGGCGTCACGCAGCGCGGGCTCGCCCGAGTCCAGCGCGCGCTGAAGCACGGAGGAGTCCAGCGGCAGCCGGGCACGGCTGGCGGCGCGAAGGGCGGCGGCGGCCACCTGCGGCTCCGGGTGCGCGAGGAACGGCGTGCACAGCGGCGCCGTGGTCAGCCCGTGCGAGCCCAGCGTGTCGAGCACCAGGGCGAACAGCTCCGGCAGGCCATCCTCCTTCTTCAGGAGTGACGGCAGGTCCGCGGGAATGGCGGCAGGGGAGGACAGCTCGAGGGCGCGCCGGAGTGCAACGAGCGCGGGAGGCTCGGCCACGGGAAGCGCGGCGAGCACCGCGGCGGGGCCGGAAGGCTCCTCGGCGCCGAGCAGCGCGAGGGCCGCCGCGACGACGCGCTCGGGCTCGTCCGCCAGCGCGGGCACCAGCAGGCGCTTCGCGACGGGCTCACCGCCCAGCACCAGCGCATCCACGTGCGCGGCGACCGGCTCCTCCAGCTCCGCCACTTCCTCCAGCGTGTAGTCAGGCGCGTCGAGCGCCTTCTCCCGCTGCGTCCACCGGAACGCGCCTTCGTTGAGGTGCTCCTCGTAGATGTCCCAGCGCAGCGTCCGTCCGGAGTGCTCGGCCATGGCGGGCTAGTTGATCTCCACGGAGCCACCCTTGATGCGGTGGGTGCCGGTGGCGCGGGATTCGAGGTAGGTGCCCTTCACGATGACCTTGCCGTTGCGGCGCAGGGTGATGCTGGCCTCGCCGCACTTGAGGACGATTTCGTCCTGGCCCTCGATGACCACGCGCTTGCCGTCCACGTGGGCCTCGGTGGGAGCCCGTGCCTCTTCGGGGGGCGCGTTCAGCAGGGAGTCCAGCAGGGGCGTCGGGCTGGGCTCCTGGATGAGGCCCATTACGAAGGGCAGGCGCGGGTCGCCGTTCTCGAAGAGGAGGACGACCTTCTGCTTCTGGGCCACGGCGGCCTGGAGCGTCTTCGCATCCACTGCCACGGCGAGCCGGGCGCGCACGGGGCCCGTGGTGTTGCCGGGGAAGTCGACGAGGACGGCGCCCGAGGCATCGAGCCCGGCGAGCTGGCCTCCGCGACTGCCGAGGATGGGCTCCGGGGTGTGCAGCTCCGGGGCGAGGGGCTTCCTGTCGGGAGGTGCGCTCATGGAGTGGCTTCCAGCGTGCGGGGGCCTAGACGTCGTGGTCGCAGACGAGGCACTTGGGTTTGCCCGGTCCATCACCGCTGGCCATGACGGGCCCCTGGATGACGGGGAAGGGGGGCGTGTTCTTGTCGTTGTGGAGCATCAGGTCCATGGCGCGCGCCACATTCTTTCCCTCGAACTTCACGTCGAAGGAGAAGTTGACGAACTCGGCCTTGCCCTTGGTCTTGCTGGAGGCTACGCCGCCACCGGCGGTGCCCGCCTCGTCGCCGGTGCTCGTCTTGAAGTTGGAGTCCTTCACGCACACCGGGTTGCCGGCCACGGACACCTTCTTGGTGCCCTTATCGGTGTCCGAGGACTGGGCGATGTTGGGGTACGGAATGGGCACGGGCCCGGCGGGGCTGGGCGTCTTGCACACGTCCGGGAAGGCCGTGGTGATGCCGCCGCTGTCCTTGGTCACCACGGACATCTTGTTCACACCGGTATTGACGGGCATGGCGTCCACCTCCAGAGGGGACAGTCTACTCCCTCGGGACGACGCTGCGCGAGCCGGGTCGGGCCAGGTCCCCGGAGTCATGGAAGCCCGGAGAGCCTGGGGCCGTGACAACGAGCGCGGCCCGTGCGCCCTCGTCCGAGCTGCAGGCGAGCAGGAGCTGTGGGCCCGCCGCGTACCCGCGCGCGAAGGCGCGCACGGCGATACAGAGCTGGAAGAAGCCCGTGGCGCAGCCCACGTCTCCGAAGCTGAGGGCTGGCAGCCATCGTGGCAGCTGCCCGATGCGCGGAAACGCCTGGCTGCTCCGGAGCAGCGCATGACCCCAGTCCAGGGCGCGCCCATCCTGCCCGTTGAGGTCGTGGATGAGGACACAGGCCTCCTCGTCCCTCTCGGGGTTGCGCTCCAGGACGTCGCGGAGGGTGCGCGCCAGGACCTCTCCGGGGGCGGGGCTCTCGTCGGCTTCCTCCTCTCCCCAGGACAGCGGCCCGAGCAGCGCCAGCGGAGGCTGCTGCGGCTCACGAGCGCGGGAGGGCCGGCCGAGGGCCACGAATGCGGCGCCCTCGCCGGGCATCAGCCCGGTGGGCCGCTCGGGTGTCTTGAGCCTCCCGGTGCCATCCAGCCACTCCAGCGTGGGGGTCTCCAGGAAGCTGTCGACGCCGCCCACCACGCAGAGCTCCGCCTGCCGGTTGTCCAGCATGGACTCGGCCTGGAGGAGCGCTTCGCCCACGCCCGCATGCCCGCCATGCACGAAGCGCAGCGCTGCTCCGCGCAGCGCCGTGGCATGAGGGGGCCGAGCATGCCCGCGAAGACATCTCCTTCCCGGGCGCCGGGCGTGCTGCTTCCAGCGCGGCCCAGGTGCGCGAGCAGCAGCGGGCGCTCATCGCTCGTGGGCAGGTTGATGAGCACCGCGATACGCGAGGCAGGCACGTCTCCCGGAGACCACCGTGTGAGCAAATCCTCGAGCGCCAGCAACGCGAGGTAGCACAGCCGGGCGAAGCCCTCGAAGCCCTGGACCTCGGCACAGGGATGGCCAGAGACGACGGCGGGCTCCTCCCCGTCCATGCCGGAGAAGAGTGGCAGCGAGCCGGGCCGGACCAGCCCCGCTCGTGCCGCGGCGCAGGCCGTCACCGCGTCGCCCAGCGAGGACGCCATGCCGATGCCGGTGACGGCGAGTCTCCGGATGGACGGCTTCGCGGGGCCGCTCACAGGTCCTCCTCGGTGAGGCGGGTCTGTCCGAGCAGCCAGGGCACCGCCGAGAGCGTCGCCGGGGGTGGCTGGAGCACGAGTCCTGGCAGCAGCGGCCGGAGCTCGGATGGGAGTGAGAGGCCGGCCTCACCCGCGAGCCGGAGCAGGGCGAGCCCCTCCAGCCAGACGTGACGGGTGATGCCAGACGAGAAGGTGGAGCCGGGCGCGGCCGGGTCGGCCCGGGTGGCGGCCACCGTCTCGTTCCAGGTCCGGAAGGCCTCGTCGAAGGCAGGCCCGTCCCCACGGGCGAGCGCACGAAGCGTGTCCGTGCGCGGGCTCGGCTCGCCCAGGAAGTCATCGATGTCCTGGCACAGGCGCTCCAGGTCCACGGCCTCTCCCCGGCCCACGCGGGAGCGCAGGTACTCCTGGAGGAAGAAGGCGCCGAGGAACTCGTCCTCGTACTCTGGCACCGTCGGCTCCCGGGCCGAGAGCTCCGCCAGCTCGAGCGCCAGGTCCATCCGCCCGCAGGCGATGGCGCTCAGCAACGCGTCATTCATCGAAGCGGGGACGCGGTGGCCCTCGGCCCGGGCGTGGGTGAGCAGCTGGCGCCAGTTCATCGCCGCGCACAGCAGGTGCGCATGGAAGCCTGGCACGTCGCACTCCACCAGCAGCTTCCCGTAGGCGACCATCTTCAGCGCCAAGCCCCAGGTGCGGTGGTGCTCGAGCCGCTCGTCCCAGGGGGCCGCCGGGTCGAAGTCCGCGGAGGTCTGGACGAGGTACTGCCTGCCGACATCCATATACGATGCCAGGCTGCGCATGTGGCCCCCTGCTCAGTACAGCGCGCTGTTGAACTCCTCGGGAGCAACGAAGAGCATCCCGGTCAGCTTCTTCTTCTCGATGGCCCGCTTGAGCGTCTCGCTGACCAGCGGATAGTGAGGGACGCCGGTGAGCCGGAAGAGGTGAAGGCCGGGGGGAATTGCTTCCATCCGCAGGACGAGCTTTTCCAGCCGCGTGACGAGCGAAGGAATCAGCGCACTGTTCGTGTAGATGGAGGCCTCGCGGTCCATGGCATCCACGGGCTGGAGGATGTTGGCGATGCAGTAGTCAGCGCTGGCGAGCTTCCCCCGGTGGTTGTGGATGAGGATGGGGAGGTACTCGACGTTGTCGCAGCCGGCCTCGTCGAAGGTGGTCTTGAGCGCCTTGGACGCGATGGTGATGCTGAGGGTGGTGGCCTGCAGGTCATAGAGCTTGCGGGCCTTGGGGAACTCCGGGTCCATCGGGAACACGGCAGGGGACGGAAACCAGTCCTTGAGGGGCACGCCCTCACGGAACCTGAACAGCTCATCTTTGATGGATTCAGGCGGGTCCGACAGGACGGCATTGTCCTCAACGTCCCCGTTTTCGACGAAAACGAAGTAGCGCATCGGGGTCAATGGAGCTTCTGCCGGGGCTTCTTGCCCACGTCGCGGGTGTACATGAACATTATCGTTTCGAGGTCGTGCAGCTCCTTCTCTATCATCTTGGCCGCCTCCTTGTGGTCGCGCTGGTTCTTCACGATGTCATCCAGCGTGGCCTTCAGTGTGACCATCTCTCTTTTGATCTTCTTGTCGTATTGGGTGTGCCCGGAGGAATGGTACGGGAGCTTGTGGACGGGCGTGTCGATGGGCTCCTGGGGAAGGAAGATGATGTTCCGGCCATCGTTGATGTCGTAGTCGCTGCGGAGGATGACCTTGATCTGCGCCAACGTGAGGTACTTGTAGAAGACGTTGGTGGAGAGCAGGTGGTGGGCCTCCCACGGGTAGGGCAGGGTGACGCCGATGACGCTCGACCGCTTGTTGAACTCCTTGCTGACGTAGAGGACGCTCGTCTTGCGTCGGTAGTAGCGGCGCAGGTCGGGGTCTTTCTCCTGCTTGTAGCGTGCCTCCACCTCCGCGTAGGTACCGAGGGCTGGGGTCGGATAGAGCTGATAGAAGTTGGGCCGGTGGTCGGCGTGGAAGAACTGGTGCTCGGGGAAACGCGTTTCTTCTCCCTTGTAGATGTCGCGTGCGTCGTCCGCGCCTGAGCCGATGTAGTTCCAGGCGTTCCACGCGTAATACGACTGGACGTAGGCCTGCTTGAGCTTGCCTTCGTCGAACGTATAGAGGTGCCGCCCTGGGGCGAGGTTTCCGCGAATCAGTTTCTGGCTGCTGAGATGTTCGGGCTTCTGGTTCGCGCTGGAGGCCGCGGGGCCGGGTGTGCTTTTCAGGGTTCTTGAGGCGCAGGGCGTAGACGCGCTGGATGAACTTCTCCTCGCGCGTCATGTTCTTCTTCGTGCGCTTGACCATTGCGGCCCCCCCCGGGTCCGTGCTGTCTGCGATTGTAGTGGTTCCTGCCAGCGACAGCCAATGGAGCCCTCTCAGGGCTTCTTCGGCTTGGACACGCCCTCGGCGGTGACCTTCAGACCGCGCACGTCATGGAGGCCCTCGCTCAGCACCACGTGCCCGCGCCAGAGCAGCAGTACGTGCTCCGCATCCGTGTCGAGGATGATGGTGTCCAGGTGCATCGCAGGCTGTGCGTCCTCGCCGCTGGCCAGCGCCACGGTGACCACCGGGGCCGCCTGGCCGGGCAGCGGGAAGGACAGCCGGCCCTTCGGCGAGGCACCCGCGATGATGACGGGCTCGTTGCCCTTCAGGTAGCCCGGCGCGACGAGG
The Pyxidicoccus xibeiensis DNA segment above includes these coding regions:
- a CDS encoding STAS/SEC14 domain-containing protein, translating into MFQLEVDRRHAIVDFILDGYLRVEEMQRFVAQLRAATESLRGRDIKLKADLRTFKPVSPEAADLLRRAQEYGLRCGVVRVAELVESQIVSLQLQRIARESRADRVLKRFWQESAARQWLIHGDAGAGVHPGA
- a CDS encoding CinA family protein, whose protein sequence is MTGESPDVLAREVLERCRAAGVRLALVEACTGGLLCARLTDVPGASAVVERGFVPYSHESKVEQLGVPLELLQAHGSVSVEAAEALARGALERSRADWAVAETGIAGPGGGTPQKPVGLAFIAVLRRGEQATVERHVFTGERAGIRRAVAERALALLLEQLGTAS
- a CDS encoding imm11 family protein, translated to MRYFVFVENGDVEDNAVLSDPPESIKDELFRFREGVPLKDWFPSPAVFPMDPEFPKARKLYDLQATTLSITIASKALKTTFDEAGCDNVEYLPILIHNHRGKLASADYCIANILQPVDAMDREASIYTNSALIPSLVTRLEKLVLRMEAIPPGLHLFRLTGVPHYPLVSETLKRAIEKKKLTGMLFVAPEEFNSALY
- a CDS encoding DUF6484 domain-containing protein, producing MSAPPDRKPLAPELHTPEPILGSRGGQLAGLDASGAVLVDFPGNTTGPVRARLAVAVDAKTLQAAVAQKQKVVLLFENGDPRLPFVMGLIQEPSPTPLLDSLLNAPPEEARAPTEAHVDGKRVVIEGQDEIVLKCGEASITLRRNGKVIVKGTYLESRATGTHRIKGGSVEIN
- a CDS encoding DUF4150 domain-containing protein — protein: MPVNTGVNKMSVVTKDSGGITTAFPDVCKTPSPAGPVPIPYPNIAQSSDTDKGTKKVSVAGNPVCVKDSNFKTSTGDEAGTAGGGVASSKTKGKAEFVNFSFDVKFEGKNVARAMDLMLHNDKNTPPFPVIQGPVMASGDGPGKPKCLVCDHDV
- a CDS encoding TIGR02270 family protein, with the protein product MAEHSGRTLRWDIYEEHLNEGAFRWTQREKALDAPDYTLEEVAELEEPVAAHVDALVLGGEPVAKRLLVPALADEPERVVAAALALLGAEEPSGPAAVLAALPVAEPPALVALRRALELSSPAAIPADLPSLLKKEDGLPELFALVLDTLGSHGLTTAPLCTPFLAHPEPQVAAAALRAASRARLPLDSSVLQRALDSGEPALRDAAIVAGLLGGHRSAWAACQAVAESRTPGGRLPLLLLGMSGDERDVKRLLELLPDAKLQRDVLWALGFSGRMAAADACVELMRQKPVAALAGEAFSAITGLRLVEQYAAVREEEDDALPPLEEDDLDADLSAKPEDSLPLPQPDTVTAWWQETRQKLDVKQRYLAGQPFTPQALLEALVSAPMRRRHALALELALRSRGAILVPTRGFVSQQLATWKEARSVPASSISRPFAEGLRG
- a CDS encoding immunity 49 family protein, which codes for MRSLASYMDVGRQYLVQTSADFDPAAPWDERLEHHRTWGLALKMVAYGKLLVECDVPGFHAHLLCAAMNWRQLLTHARAEGHRVPASMNDALLSAIACGRMDLALELAELSAREPTVPEYEDEFLGAFFLQEYLRSRVGRGEAVDLERLCQDIDDFLGEPSPRTDTLRALARGDGPAFDEAFRTWNETVAATRADPAAPGSTFSSGITRHVWLEGLALLRLAGEAGLSLPSELRPLLPGLVLQPPPATLSAVPWLLGQTRLTEEDL
- a CDS encoding AHH domain-containing protein, which gives rise to MEARYKQEKDPDLRRYYRRKTSVLYVSKEFNKRSSVIGVTLPYPWEAHHLLSTNVFYKYLTLAQIKVILRSDYDINDGRNIIFLPQEPIDTPVHKLPYHSSGHTQYDKKIKREMVTLKATLDDIVKNQRDHKEAAKMIEKELHDLETIMFMYTRDVGKKPRQKLH